TAAAAACAATGGTATAAGTGAGCAcactaaccccgcgcgggttagttgccaccaaacaaaatcctctccataggaagacgcgctgttacctacagaggtacacagggtacaagtggcagtaaaaagagccaatgagcgtccagcaggctctgttcaatcgtgcgccacgatcttctgacgataagtacacaaggacgcctacatggcaccaatcaagagacggggacaactgtcccacgatctccacttgtctgctgatgacagaagggacaacaaggccgacaacaatgacacgtggctccaatcaaggtgcgccagcaccgacgagcatctagaagccactaagcagtcgaggccagcgaggcaaagagtatattcgttgttgtccgtttctggcccaaggcccatcagcccacaacctcttacacctctccggctataaatagagaccttcattCCTCAGGTGACTCAATCTATTCTCTCGGCTCTTACTCTTaactacttaattactctcaaagcaatcgcttattctcacgccggagcccggttaagagggaaacccccacattcccctcttaacgagtaacggtgttctgttttgcaggttgattaaccagtcggagctcaaatacctcaaagaagattaaccactatgatagGAACATAAACCCCTCTAATTAATACCTTAATTAGAACCCGTGTTTCTTCATGTACACTCTACAAAATTGTGTGCATTTCTAAAGGATAGAATTCACATCTAGCTATTAGATAATGCATTATTTGTACATTCCGAAAACTGTGTTCTTTCTTTCTTTTACTGTGTAACTGATAAAGAAACTTGCAGACTGAAGTGTTGAGGCAATTATCATCAATGGGGCGCTTGGTTGTTTCTGCTGGAGATGGCGCTGTTCAAAGCTCAACCAACTTGTATGTGTTTTGAGCTTTTAATTCCTTCACTGCTAAAACAAAAGGTTTCCAAAATTGTACTTTTTTCCTTCATTAATTTATTATTCTGAATGATGTAGGTCACTTCTGAGACATGGTATCTCAATCTGGGTAGATGTTCCTTTAGATATTGTAGCCAGTGAAATAGTAGAAAAGGGGGCTCAGTTATTTAGAACCGAGATTTCACCATCTGCATCTCATTCTGAGGTATGCCTAAATTGCAACGGGTACAAAAATATACAAGAATGCCCCTGAAGTTTGAAAAAGGCTTAAAAATTAACCACCTAACTACAAATTTTGTGTCATTTATACTTAAGTTCTGGGTTAAATTTATTATCATGTCATTCGTTTTcgttttaaatttaataaaatcctTAAATGAAATGTAACGTAAATGGCAAAAATGCccgagcccgacgggtatactCGAAACATCTGGGACGaatatacccgatacccgacgggtatgggattaggtgatacccgacctGATTACTatgtacccgtttacccgaactatatatcCGAAAcatatttccaaaaaaaaaaaaaaaattatttttttttcccCTTAACCCTTGTTTAGTTAATGCTTCATTCTAATAGCTTTATTATTTGAAAAATAAATAAACCTCTTTTCTGAGAGGTTTGTCCTTTAtatttaggccattttgcaagttttgtcctttatgtttaaatttgacgagttttgtcctttatgtttgaaaatcaagcacgttttaccctttgggcaaaacgtgcttgatttttaaggacaaaacgtgcttgattttttaaacataaaggacaaaacgtgcttgatttttaaacataaaggacaaaacgtgcttgatttttaaggcccaaagggtaaaacgtgcttgatttttaaaaataaaggacaaaactcgtcaaatttaaacataaaggacaaaacttgcaaaatggcctaaagataaaggacaaaacttgcaattcactctatatatatatttatgatgTTATTTATATTGTATGTTACGAATTCGAAATTATCAatcaaaatatatattatatgatagttaaatatttatataatttattatatttatatttattttagattttaaaaacataaaattatATAATGAAGAAAAAAATATACTTGAAAATCTCAACGGGTATATTTTTAAAACACTGATGGGTATATACctgatacccgacgggtaattacccgacgcATACCCATGGATTTTGGGCTGGGTATGAGACATGGTTTTACAACCGGGTATAGGTATGGGATTAGTCACACCTGTTCCATCCATACATGACCCATTGCCATCTTTAAATACAGGGGTATTTTTGCAGAATTCCAGAAGttagttaaaatttaattttaatactTGTGCTACAAAATCACTGGCAGCCTTccacttatttttatttttttaattgtgaCAAGTTTACTTCTCTATAATTTTTGACCACAGGACAATTTTATGTTAGGTATTTTTCATCTTTTAGTCACTTTAATGTGACACATGTTCAAAAGTCAAATGACCTTTCATGTTTGGAGTGGTCCGTTTGAAACGTTTTGCAAACTTTGTTGACTTCCTGTCTGTAATCCATTATGATCAAATGACCAAAATCTCTACCTCCAACAGGATTTGAGCTAATAGTTTAACCTTTGTATGAAAAATTATCAGGTGTTAAGTCAACTAACTACAATGTATGAAGAATTGCAAGGAGGGTATGCCACTGCAGATGCAACCATTTCACTCCAGAGTATGTTCCAACTAAACTAGTTTTTTAGGGTTTTAATAAACATTTAAACCAAAATGTAATTTATATTCACCTTCTTGTCATTATCATTATATATAGAGGTATGCAAAAAATCAAATAACTGGACCACAACTGAAAAAGCCAAACTGAATTTTATTGTTTGGTTTGGTTATGGTAACCAAATTGACTGAACCAAACGGACATTATAACTGACCcctaatatttttataaataataggTTATATGTTTGAAAACTTTTGACATGATTTTTTATGTATAACATATTCGTTACCGCTCGTTCTCATTTAtaacttatatatttttttaacccGTATATAATTGGATTTATCAATTGAAATTAGCTTAAATCTACCCACTTCCAAGGTAGTCAGTTAACGGAACTAACAGAACCAGCTTTTCCAATAACCAAGTTAACTGCACCGTTATAACTGAAACCAAATGGTTTTGAAAATCCGAAAACTGAAATACTTGCTAGAGGTTCGGTTTTATCTCATAACCATATATGCAAAAGAAATTGTTTCTTTCCTATTTTATGTAACATATTTTTTTCCCTAGCAAGTAAATCAGTGACATGACAATTGTTTTTGTCAAGTTACAGTTTTAAAAGGTTACATACAAAATAAAAACTGACACATTTGTTTTCACTCGACAAAAAAGTTGAAAATGGCTACATTTTGGTGTAATAAACCCTCTTCTCTATACCATGAGGATGTTATTTGTCGGTCTACCGGatcttaaacttttttttttgtgtgtgctAACAGAAGTTGCTGGTTTGCTGGGTTATGATGATTTAGAAGCTGTTAGTGCTGAAAACATGGGATTGGAGGTAAATTTGTTGATTATAGTTTTTGTTAAACTATAAAATGATTCTATTGATTTCATGATTTGTGGTTGTATTTTGTAGCTGCTGACTGAGCTTGAAAAACTTATAAGAGTAAAAAAGATGATGGAAGAAGCTGCCAGGCCATTTTAGTCACTCAACAATGCTTCTTGTGATTGTGGTGACAAATACAATGTAATTTAGCATGTGCCAATGTCTCATTATCATATCTTTTAAAAAACTTAAATTATAAGAATTTTGGAAACTGgttgtatttattttatttgttttttgttcCATTAAACTGTTTGGATCCGGGGTTGGTTTTCAAGATAGGGATGCAAGAAGTTTTATagaaaaaaggaaaaagaaaaatatgttttGTCAAAGACGTGCCATTGTCATAGTTAGCTTTCAAACAAATCACAAACGGTGGGTTTGAATCCTTCGCTGTCCCCCTCGTGTCACTGCCTCAAACTCTTGCACCAGACACTGGTCATTTTTCAAAAAAAGGCTGTTGTTTTTTAATGTTTTAAAAGTCGGTTTAAACCTACCGATTAAACTAGAAAAGTTATTTGTAATCATCAGTTTATTGTGATGATTATCTCTAGCAAATATTTTAAGTTTTCTTATACCAAATCTAGTATTTTACTTGTAACATGAAGCCT
Above is a window of Helianthus annuus cultivar XRQ/B chromosome 14, HanXRQr2.0-SUNRISE, whole genome shotgun sequence DNA encoding:
- the LOC118486573 gene encoding probable inactive shikimate kinase like 1, chloroplastic, with amino-acid sequence MGRLVVSAGDGAVQSSTNLSLLRHGISIWVDVPLDIVASEIVEKGAQLFRTEISPSASHSEVLSQLTTMYEELQGGYATADATISLQKVAGLLGYDDLEAVSAENMGLELLTELEKLIRVKKMMEEAARPF